A genomic window from Silene latifolia isolate original U9 population chromosome Y, ASM4854445v1, whole genome shotgun sequence includes:
- the LOC141631197 gene encoding berberine bridge enzyme-like 8, whose translation MESQYLYLTTLLLLIFSFISNVASNPLYVDGFLRCLPSHAKSSIDRAIYHPNTPAFSKVLQAYIHNERFNKTTTPKPLLIIAARDETHVQATVICAKENHIDIRIRSGGHDYEGLSYTSKNPFLLLDMFNLRAIDIDLASETVWAQAGAILGELYYKIANVSKKHAFPSGVCPSIGLGGHISGGGYGNLIRKYGISADHVIDARVVTADGDILDKRTMGEDLFWAIRGGGAASFAVVLAWKLKLVRVPETVTVFNVAKTLEEGATDVVLQWQDFASNAKKDLFIRIEPHVVNGTTAGSKTIGVKFIGMYLGSAKKLTKYLKKSFPLLGLQVKDGIEIPWIKSVQYWFGIPLDVPTEAILSRVPSVKYFAKFRSDYVQKPISRAGYEAIWKKMIELDVMYMQFNPYGGRMAEIPDYELPFPHRAGNLFKIQYNGVWFVDGLADQFMNASRELYDTMEPFVSKHPREHFLNYRDIDVGTNDKENIEFAKSYFKDNLPRLLATKAQVDPDNFFRYEQSIPVLDSPQ comes from the coding sequence ATGGAGTCACAATATCTATACCTCACAACTCTACTACTCCTAATCTTCTCATTTATTTCGAATGTCGCTTCGAATCCATTGTACGTCGATGGCTTCCTACGTTGCCTTCCGTCTCATGCAAAGTCGTCAATCGACCGAGCAATCTACCATCCCAACACTCCCGCATTTTCGAAGGTTCTTCAAGCCTACATTCACAACGAAAGATTCAACAAAACAACCACCCCAAAACCGCTACTAATTATCGCGGCTCGGGACGAGACTCACGTCCAAGCCACGGTCATTTGTGCTAAGGAAAATCACATCGATATTAGGATAAGAAGTGGCGGTCATGACTACGAAGGCTTATCGTACACATCGAAGAATCCATTTTTATTGCTCGATATGTTCAATCTTCGAGCTATTGATATCGATTTGGCTAGCGAGACCGTATGGGCTCAAGCCGGTGCAATCCTCGGCGAACTTTACTATAAGATTGCCAACGTTAGTAAAAAACATGCCTTTCCTTCGGGTGTGTGTCCTTCAATTGGCTTAGGTGGTCACATTAGTGGAGGCGGATACGGAAATTTGATTAGGAAATACGGTATTTCCGCGGATCATGTCATCGATGCAAGAGTTGTGACCGCGGACGGTGACATTCTTGATAAACGAACCATGGGAGAGGACCTATTTTGGGCCATTCGAGGAGGCGGAGCTGCTAGTTTCGCGGTAGTCCTTGCATGGAAACTTAAATTAGTACGTGTTCCCGAGACTGTCACGGTTTTCAACGTTGCCAAGACCTTAGAAGAAGGCGCGACCGACGTCGTCCTCCAATGGCAAGATTTCGCCTCGAATGCTAAAAAAGACCTTTTCATTAGGATAGAACCTCACGTTGTAAACGGTACTACGGCCGGATCGAAGACGATTGGAGTTAAATTCATCGGTATGTATCTAGGTAGTGCTAAAAAGCTAACGAAATACTTGAAAAAATCATTCCCCTTGTTGGGATTGCAAGTAAAGGACGGCATCGAAATACCGTGGATCAAGTCGGTCCAATATTGGTTCGGTATACCTCTCGATGTTCCAACCGAGGCAATCTTAAGTCGGGTGCCAAGCGTCAAGTACTTCGCGAAATTCAGGTCCGATTACGTGCAAAAGCCGATCTCGAGAGCCGGGTACGAAGCGATTTGGAAGAAAATGATCGAATTGGACGTAATGTACATGCAATTCAATCCATATGGAGGAAGAATGGCCGAGATTCCGGACTACGAGCTCCCGTTCCCTCATCGAGCAGGGAATCTATTCAAGATTCAGTACAACGGAGTATGGTTCGTTGATGGACTCGCGGACCAGTTTATGAATGCGTCTCGAGAATTGTACGATACAATGGAACCTTTCGTGTCGAAACACCCGAGAGAACATTTCTTGAACTATAGGGACATCGATGTGGGCACGAACGACAAGGAGAATATCGAGTTTGCGAAATCTTACTTTAAGGATAATTTGCCACGGTTGTTGGCGACTAAGGCTCAAGTCGATCCAGACAATTTCTTCAGATATGAGCAGAGTATTCCTGTTCTTGATTCGCCTcagtaa
- the LOC141633537 gene encoding protein PHYTOCHROME-DEPENDENT LATE-FLOWERING-like, translated as MGVSFKISKRGTKCKFKPPITESTKFNESSEISSESFQLVSNNESQGKNEEAVGLTSSSISVGRDHSSGEDEVSFILNLYLDGYSIVKTSENDNTQHPAFQDGLKLLRPYDRTSEGLFAAIESGRLPGGILDDIPCKFVEGTVTCEVRDYRKCISDPGSDISYPNELGTINKVSLKMSLENVVKDISLMADDSWTYGNLMEVESRILNALQPKLCLDPVPRLDRLCQNPASLKVNLDLVGARKRRLRQIPEVTVTSNNRPNGKKICIAQPPSSSYDVMSQHAQDNMYTQGPANQRTQRTMHDPVQGHNLPPGASLAFQDMPISYAENMNSTATAKVASQEGQLSPYSIFNKQAGLGPSGQGSSMDRFQGSEVQWRNQMLHHHQNARGAQYPQLVGEGMANPDGVKLEKVEPNMMKTDVHMEAEGSQMDQRVQQRFQNPLMRPAYSQPGWNNLSQQMEKQNQKDEQFSKRKPIQSPRLSAGAVAQSPLSARSADISCGSPASLGQVLREKSGVGPVKGAGRASSVTSSANDTIHHLQHQAQGAAKKRTNSLPKNPAISGVGSPVSVNTMGGGPMNVSNPSISSPQFTERNMLERFAKIEVVAMRHQLNCKKKNKADEFPRKPRAFSARELLGCLAGASNNENVDDSREMSKSLVGGHVNVCKIRVVNLQPAMQGNMLPPPVRTRMILSEKPTDGTVAMHYGDLSDGDYLNAEDYLPTLPNTQWADLLAAQFCTLVIREGYVIEEVVQPRPPRSNAPSNSQPNASGGTPNNSTVDTQQYSEPIESKPTVSNSLNSTAGMHPPGNSQMSAGQMSGVTMPARPQQMDPQQPLQQHLPHQQSQLQNQPSMMQQVQSQFQRSPLMQPNNSMPQLNAFGPGSNLPMGNQMGYKPSPSLQMLQQPGQQSQLQSAQMQRRMMMGLGTGMGMGNNMGLGGLSNVMGMGGAKGMSTAGISAAMAPMSGMGGNMGQNTMGLSQANIISQHLRAGTLNPQALAAAQKLKMMHNRGMLPGTQSGITGMPGAARQMQQPGAGGLSMLSQSLNRGNMGQMQRTAMGQMGMPNLMPGINAQLSQQQLQQLQQMQQQQSQSRQQALPQQESTSQLQGVLSPQQVSSSSMMGIPQQMNQQFTPQQQASPQQMGQRTPMSPPLSSGPVHPMSAGNPEGCPASPALSSQTLGSVGSITNTNGLAGSE; from the exons ATGGGTGTTTCATTCAAAATTTCTAAAAGAGGAACGAAGTGCAAGTTCAAACCTCCGATAACTGAATCAACAAAATTCAATGAATCTTCTGAGATTTCTTCTGAAAGTTTTCAGCTTGTTTCAAATAATGAATCCCAG GGAAAAAATGAGGAAGCAGTTGGTCTTACAAGCTCATCTATATCGGTTGGAAGAGATCACAGTTCTGGAG AAGATGAAGTTTCCTTCATTTTGAATCTCTACCTGGATGGATATTCTATCGTAAAGACCTCAGAG AATGATAACACACAACATCCTGCCTTTCAAGATGGTTTGAAGCTTTTACGTCCATATGACCGGACTTCAGAAGGTCTTTTTGCA GCCATTGAGTCCGGTCGGTTGCCTGGTGGTATTCTGGATGATATTCCATGCAAGTTTGTTGAAGGCACAGTAACGTGCGAG GTTCGTGACTATCGAAAATGTATTTCCGATCCTGGGTCTGATATCTCTTATCCTAACGAGTTGGGAACTATCAACAAAGTGTCTCTGAAGATGTCCTTAGAGAATGTAGTTAAGGATATTTCCTTAATGGCTGATGATTCTTGGACTTATGGAAATTTGATG GAAGTGGAATCACGGATACTAAATGCATTACAGCCAAAGCTTTGTCTGGATCCCGTTCCTAGATTGGACAGGCTTTGCCAAAATCCAGCGTCCTTGAAG GTTAATTTAGACTTAGTTGGAGCACGAAAGAGAAGACTACGACAAATTCCAGAAGTTACAGTGACATCAAATAATCGGCCAAATGGAAAGAAAATCTGCATAGCTCAGCCCCCTAGCTCAAGCTATGATGTGATGTCACAACATGCCCAAGATAATATGTATACCCAAG GTCCAGCAAACCAAAGAACTCAAAGGACTATGCATGATCCTGTGCAAGGTCATAATCTGCCACCTGGAGCATCACTTGCTTTTCAGGATATGCCAATTTCATATGCAGAGAATATGAATTCTACAGCCACTGCCAAGGTGGCAAGTCAAGAAGGGCAGTTGTCACCGTACTCAATTTTTAACAAGCAGGCCGGGCTTGGACCTAGTGGTCAAGGATCATCTATGGACAGGTTCCAAGGGTCAGAAGTACAATGGAGGAATCAAATGTTGCATCACCATCAGAATGCAAGAGGAGCTCAGTATCCTCAGCTTGTTGGTGAGGGAATGGCAAACCCGGATGGCGTGAAACTGGAGAAGGTGGAACCCAACATGATGAAAACTGATGTACATATGGAGGCAGAAGGTAGCCAGATGGACCAACGGGTTCAGCAAAGGTTTCAAAATCCACTAATGAGGCCTGCTTATAGTCAACCAGGCTGGAATAATCTCAGCCAGCAAATGGAAAAACAAAATCAGAAGGACGAACAGTTTTCAAAGAGGAAACCGATTCAAAGTCCTCGTCTATCTGCTGGTGCTGTGGCTCAATCTCCATTATCCGCACGCTCTGCTGATATTTCGTGTGGGTCCCCTGCTTCTCTTGGACAAGTGCTAAGAGAAAAATCAGGAGTGGGTCCGGTTAAAGGAGCAGGCCGGGCTTCGTCGGTGACATCTAGTGCTAATGATACCATACATCACCTACAGCATCAGGCGCAAGGTGCTGCAAAGAAAAGAACGAATTCTTTGCCAAAAAACCCTGCAATAAGTGGAGTTGGTTCACCTGTCAGTGTAAATACTATGGGTGGTGGTCCAATGAATGTATCTAACCCTTCCATTAGCTCCCCACAATTTACTGAGCGGAATATGCTTGAGCGATTTGCCAAGATTGAGGTGGTTGCTATGAG GCATCAGTTGAACTGTAAAAAGAAGAACAAAGCCGATGAATTTCCAAGGAAACCTCGTGCCTTTTCTGCACGGGAACTCTTGGGTTGCCTTGCCGGTGCATCTAATAATGAAAATGTTGATGATTCAAGAGAAATGTCGAAGTCACTGGTTGGTGGCCATGTGAATGTATGCAAGATAAGGGTTGTAAATTTACAGCCTGCGATGCAAG GCAATATGCTTCCTCCGCCAGTTAGAACAAGAATGATCTTGTCAGAGAAGCCAACCGATGGTACTGTAGCAATGCATTATGGAGACCTGAGTGACGGAGATTATCTGAATGCTGAAGATTACCTGCCTACATTGCCTAATACT CAATGGGCAGACCTGCTTGCAGCACAGTTTTGTACTTTG GTTATTCGCGAGGGATATGTCATAGAAGAAGTAGTCCAACCTAGACCACCCCGCTCGAATGCTCCCTCAAACAGTCAACCTAATGCTTCTGGAGGGACTCCTAATAATTCTACAGTTGACACACAGCAGTATTCTGAACCCATTGAGAGCAAGCCCACAGTTTCTAACTCTCTTAACTCTACTGCTGGGATGCACCCTCCTGGAAATTCACAGATGTCCGCGGGACAAATGTCAGGGGTCACAATGCCAGCAAGACCGCAGCAGATGGACCCACAACAGCCACTTCAGCAACACCTTCCACATCAGCAGTCACAGCTTCAGAACCAACCATCTATGATGCAGCAAGTGCAATCTCAGTTCCAGCGGTCCCCACTGATGCAGCCGAACAATTCGATGCCTCAATTGAATGCGTTTGGGCCAGGATCGAACTTGCCGATGGGTAATCAGATGGGCTATAAGCCGTCACCGTCTTTACAAATGTTGCAGCAGCCTGGTCAGCAGTCGCAGTTGCAGTCGGCCCAAATGCAGAGGAGAATGATGATGGGCCTTGGGACTGGTATGGGCATGGGAAACAACATGGGCCTTGGTGGTTTGAGTAATGTTATGGGAATGGGAGGGGCAAAAGGAATGAGCACAGCTGGGATCTCAGCGGCAATGGCTCCCATGTCTGGTATGGGAGGAAACATGGGTCAGAATACGATGGGGCTTAGTCAGGCTAACATCATAAGCCAGCACCTTCGAGCTGGGACCTTGAACCCTCAGGCGTTAGCTGCTGCTCAGAAATTGAAGATGATGCATAACCGAGGCATGTTGCCCGGAACTCAATCTGGTATCACTGGCATGCCTGGGGCAGCCCGACAGATGCAGCAGCCAGGGGCTGGTGGGCTCTCCATGTTAAGCCAGTCACTTAACCGAGGAAACATGGGCCAGATGCAACGGACTGCTATGGGCCAAATGGGCATGCCAAATTTGATGCCAGGCATTAATGCTCAATTAAGCCAGCAACAGTTGCAGCAACTGCAACAAATGCAACAGCAACAGTCACAATCACGTCAGCAGGCTTTACCCCAACAAGAATCCACGTCGCAGCTTCAGGGCGTGCTGTCACCCCAACAGGTCAGCTCGTCATCAATGATGGGAATCCCGCAGCAAATGAACCAACAATTTACACCCCAACAACAGGCCAGCCCCCAGCAAATGGGGCAGCGGACTCCAATGAGCCCACCGTTAAGTTCTGGACCTGTGCATCCAATGAGTGCCGGTAATCCAGAAGGTTGTCCAGCCAGCCCCGCTTTAAGCTCTCAGACATTGGGCTCCGTTGGGAGCATAACGAACACCAATGGACTTGCTGGGAGTGAATAA
- the LOC141633532 gene encoding uncharacterized protein LOC141633532, which yields MQSDEPLDYAVFQLSPRRSRCELFVSYDGTMEKLASGLVKPFVTHLKVAEEQVAVGGKSIRLDLDVERYKNAETWFKKGTLERFVRFVSTPEVLEMVNTYDAEMSQLEAARKIYSQGSSDHESGTSGGVGIGATIASDATKKELLKAIDTRLSAVKQDLTTACSRASTAGFNPKTVSELQLFADHFGAQRLSEACSKFINLTQQRSDLFNYNTTTSKWVSSSDSVLRASTGSDMSLDDPSDDQPGPARCTTTKLTLPPRRFSREPSPAPTDELDETKNIKDKDFDKDKAMGSTTTESTSTSSGKPQLTRRLSVQERISLFENKAQNSPSTATTPTSTGGKPEFRRLPSDVNSSADKAVLRRWSGASDMSIDVSGERKEPDSNANTPTPSCASSSFPVFSLKSKDPTDPKSEEGIKDSKESVLPEPNSKSPSFAGRSLEKDQSSSGGVRSRAVEVGSPIQSTTEENLEGFSTERGQPRGEIADNSEKSTAKVEGKFVDIQGVANYDALRDQESSRLHFSGGQRGTIEGDLDSETSEVHVQLAPAQSKWQSLEEVGKDGVKDFESSQNQSESHSMQIENFGLLGGKSQGYGSAFDQVTRRGARKESALSGKSMIKSMDAFSSTSSVPIDQVPRLRQPKGNQGVNDELKMKANELEKLFAEHKLRAPAPGDQPNSARRIRPADMAKEVSEPVNRKQETGTMLEVKSGKGSNEMDKLSSTPSSKPCVNHDYDVTPKHNIYDLCFSDDSRGKLYQKYMQKRNAKLKEDWGSSRPEKEAQMKAMHDSLEKSRAEMKVKLAGSTERSNSAITRQRAEKMRSLNLQSAMKRAQTTDPSMSDEDEVQAEFLGKKLTETYLGDSSSKSAPGKRVQPNKNTSSPTTRNPAGTAPRSSGKASNSTTGRRRLPYDNPLTQSVPNFSDLRKENTRPSPGGSKVVRPQGRNHARKKSIIEDSSLINEDKPRRLQLKKTTVTTRELNDSRNSDDVDDAQFMASKYLREENEDYEKISNDLESTTLPGKGNGIEQIPSSGMGISKALVTEEAVRNGHSFDDTSCGTEEMMIAANDEEHDHETTLVRKSIYVDNSKERLSVESDNNALQFVSQAGSVLAAESPAPMHSLFQSMGSTLDSPGESPGSWNLRLQNPYAFSHDISDIDALESPTESPASWNFRTLSQSEAETARMRKKWGAAQKPIGGIDSSHSPSRKDVTKSLKRFLKFGRRNRASENLADWISATTSEGDDSEDGRDIANRSSEDLGKSRMGFSQSHNSDEGFNGPDLFNEQVQALRSSIPTPPSNFKLREEHLSGSSMKASKSFFSLSNFRSKANDSKLR from the exons ATGCGAGCTATTTGTTTCTTACGATGGCACTATGGAGAAGCTTGCATCAGGACTGGTAAAGCCCTTTGTTACTCACTTAAAGGTGGCAGAGGAGCAAGTTGCCGTGGGCGGGAAGTCAATTAGGCTTGATCTTGATGTTGAGAGATATAAAAATGCAGAAACATGGTTCAAAAAGGGCACTCTTGAGAG GTTTGTCCGGTTTGTTAGTACACCAGAAGTATTGGAAATGGTtaatacatatgatgcagaaatgTCCCAGTTGGAAGCAGCTCGAAAAATTTATTCTCAG GGATCGTCTGATCACGAATCCGGTACATCAG GCGGAGTTGGCATTGGAGCGACTATAGCATCTGATGCAACAAA GAAGGAGCTTTTGAAAGCCATTGATACAAGGCTCTCTGCAGTAAAACAAGACTTAACGACAGCGTGTAGTCGTGCATCTACTGCTGGATTTAATCCTAAAACCGTCTCTGAGCTTCAATtatttgcagaccactttggtgCTCAACGCCTCAG CGAAGCTTGCAGTAAATTCATCAACCTCACACAGCAAAGATCTGACCTCTTTAACTACAACACAACAACATCAAAATGGGTATCCTCGTCCGACAGTGTCCTTCGTGCCTCTACTGGCTCGGATATGTCTCTAGACGACCCTTCCGATGACCAACCTGGGCCTGCCAGGTGTACCACCACCAAACTTACTCTCCCACCACGACGCTTTTCTAGGGAGCCGAGCCCCGCCCCGACTGATGAGTTGGATGAGACAAAAAATATTAAGGACAAAGACTTTGACAAAGACAAAGCCATGGGGTCCACCACGACTGAGTCAACATCAACATCAAGTGGTAAGCCTCAACTCACAAGACGGCTAAGTGTCCAGGAAAGAATAAGTCTTTTTGAAAATAAGGCACAGAATTCTCCCTCTACTGCTACAACCCCCACATCAACTGGTGGAAAACCTGAGTTTCGACGACTACCCTCGGACGTCAACTCATCCGCTGACAAGGCCGTCTTAAGGCGATGGAGTGGGGCCAGCGACATGAGCATTGATGTCAGTGGAGAGAGAAAGGAGCCTGACAGCAATGCCAACACTCCTACACCTTCATGTGCTTCATCGTCGTTCCCTGTTTTCTCTTTGAAGTCTAAGGACCCGACCGATCCAAAGTCAGAGGAAGGGATCAAGGATTCTAAGGAATCTGTGTTGCCAGAACCAAATTCGAAGAGTCCATCTTTCGCTGGGAGGTCATTGGAGAAGGATCAATCTAGTAGCGGTGGGGTCCGGTCTAGGGCTGTCGAGGTTGGTTCCCCTATTCAGAGTACAACAGAGGAAAATCTTGAAGGTTTTTCAACTGAAAGAGGTCAACCACGAGGAGAGATTGCAGATAATTCTGAAAAATCTACAGCCAAAGTTGAGGGCAAGTTTGTTGATATTCAAGGTGTAGCCAACTATGATGCGTTAAGGGATCAGGAAAGTTCTAGATTACATTTCAGTGGAGGTCAGAGGGGAACAATTGAAGGTGATCTGGATTCAGAAACTTCTGAAGTTCACGTGCAACTAGCGCCTGCTCAATCTAAGTGGCAATCATTAGAAGAAGTCGGGAAAGACGGAGTGAAGGATTTTGAATCATCACAAAATCAATCTGAAAGTCATTCAATGCAAATCGAAAATTTTGGTTTGCTTGGAGGGAAGTCTCAGGGATATGGTTCTGCTTTTGATCAAGTGACGAGGCGTGGGGCCCGAAAAGAGAGTGCTTTGTCTGGAAAAAGTATGATCAAGAGCATGGATGCATTTTCTTCGACATCTTCAGTTCCCATTGATCAAGTCCCAAGGTTGAGGCAGCCAAAAGGGAACCAGGGAGTGAACGATGAGCTGAAAATGAAGGCAAATGAGCTCGAGAAGCTCTTTGCGGAGCATAAACTTCGTGCTCCTGCCCCTGGTGACCAGCCAAATTCTGCTCGGAGAATCAGGCCTGCTGACATGGCAAAGGAGGTCAGTGAACCTGTCAACAGAAAGCAAGAAACAGGTACAATGCTCGAGGTAAAGTCTGGCAAAGGTTCTAATGAGATGGACAAGCTTAGTTCTACTCCATCGTCAAAACCTTGTGTTAATCATGATTATGATGTAACGCCAAAGCACAATATCTATGACCTTTGTTTTTCGGATGATTCTAGAGGAAAACTGTACCAAAAATATATGCAGAAGAGGAATGCCAAATTAAAAGAAGACTGGGGTTCAAGCAGACCCGAGAAGGAAGCTCAGATGAAGGCCATGCATGATAGCCTTGAGAAAAGTAGAGCTGAAATGAAGGTCAAGCTGGCAGGTTCTACTGAGAGGAGTAATTCCGCAATAACTCGGCAAAGGGCCGAGAAAATGAGGTCATTAAATCTCCAATCCGCGATGAAGAGAGCCCAG ACTACAGACCCGTCAATGAGCGATGAGGACGAAGTTCAGGCTGAATTTCTTGGAAAGAAGCTCACGGAAACGTATTTGGGGGATTCCTCTTCTAAAAGTGCACCAGGCAAAAGGGTTCAACCAAACAAAAatacatcatcacctacaactcGTAATCCCGCTGGAACTGCTCCTCGGTCTTCTGGTAAAGCTTCTAATTCTACTACTGGTAGACGGAGATTGCCTTATGACAATCCTCTTACACAATCAGTTCCTAATTTCTCCGATTTGAGAAAGGAAAACACGAGGCCGTCACCTGGCGGAAGCAAAGTAGTCCGTCCTCAAGGAAGAAACCATGCTCGTAAAAAGAGCATTATTGAAGACTCATCGTTGATAAATGAAGATAAGCCAAGACGGCTTCAGTTGAAAAAAACTACCGTAACCACCAGGGAATTGAATGATTCTCGTAATtctgatgatgttgatgatgctCAGTTCATGGCTTCCAAGTATCTTAGAGAGGAGAATGAGGATTATGAAAAAATATCTAATGACCTGGAGTCAACGACTCTCCCGGGAAAGGGTAATGGCATCGAACAGATTCCTAGTTCCGGCATGGGTATATCTAAAGCGTTGGTGACGGAAGAGGCTGTAAGAAATGGACATAGTTTTGATGATACAAGTTGTGGGACAGAAGAGATGATGATTGCAGCCAACGATGAGGAGCATGACCATGAAACTACGTTAGTAAGAAAATCCATTTACGTTGACAATAGCAAAGAGAGATTGAGCGTCGAATCTGACAACAATGCTCTTCAATTTGTTTCTCAAGCGGGATCAGTTTTGGCTGCAGAATCACCTGCTCCAATGCATTCTCTTTTTCAATCCATGGGATCCACATTGGACTCCCCTGGGGAAAGCCCTGGATCTTGGAATTTACGTCTACAAAACCCGTATGCATTTTCACATGATATTTCGGACATTGATGCATTGGAGTCACCAACTGAGAGCCCTGCATCTTGGAACTTTCGCACTCTTTCTCAGTCAGAAGCTGAGACTGCTAGAATGAGAAAGAAATGGGGAGCTGCTCAGAAACCTATTGGCGGTATTGATTCATCGCACAGCCCATCACGCAAGGATGTGACCAAAAGTTTAAAACGATTCCTTAAATTTGGTCGGAGAAATCGGGCATCTGAGAATTTGGCCGATTGGATTTCTGCAACTACATCTGAAGGAGATGATAGTGAAGATGGAAGAGATATTGCTAATCGTTCCTCAGAAGACTTGGGAAAGTCGAGAATGGGATTCTCACAAAGCCATAATTCGGATGAAGGGTTCAATGGACCTGACTTGTTTAATGAACAAG TTCAAGCATTACGAAGCTCGATTCCAACACCTCCATCAAATTTTAAACTGAGGGAAGAGCATCTATCTGGAAGTTCAATGAAAG CCTCAAAGTCATTCTTCTCACTCTCAAATTTCCGGAGCAAGGCCAATGATTCAAAGCTAAGATAA